In the genome of Pelodiscus sinensis isolate JC-2024 chromosome 15, ASM4963464v1, whole genome shotgun sequence, one region contains:
- the LOC142818435 gene encoding endogenous retroviral envelope protein HEMO-like, protein MGLYRLIALVPTPQEIQSDNGSHFKNKLVNEWALRNGVQWTFHLPYRPQSNGMVERWNGLLKAHLRPTDGKWGNRLDTVVQRLNNRQTPTGSPISKGFFPTERISPSPTVPLKDSKYAPGDTVVIKHPSLGTQTRVLHSYKGKGVWTTADAGLTPITITEAWIVSKTGEPYVLSQETEAMVPNSAPVGCIPPNACLESESHYELCIYILLAVVMFAITISYRLLKQDVALPLAMGLLFIPTATAVPEHPLKSAIQTIASAAAATDCWMCTLLDSSTGLEIEFVPLSPNDWWNKSDIFRWGPVWFDGSDYRSPQNDSGGRLKGWHWTWRRTVWSNPVEYVTGNSKEMYPVCFESKEGSGPQLGSFEDHQCTHIATFNKKLGAWDIYSDQDTHQGTLNCWGNVINVSLGHRPLFGISNAAIIPLNFSQYQESSAWYNNSLFIVPSTGYIYNPTLVNGSSLLPDQCAKADLLPPDQILQDLLFALQCSVTNSNYCAAYHAPKKRHTRKGWYKGPYSPILNKGPGLFFICRTKAYKYLPVGWIGRCSLRHAVPGGLTVHPHITAPSITNLGSFLHRYKRKFTINPLVRRPTGFHRFTHAFLPWLGVAELEQAIVNVSGQLEIAFNHTADALGLLNEQIQSVARFALQNRIALDAILAQQGGVCAVINQSCCFYVNHSGQIEQDVSAIKDAVKILHAVAKDGEISWLNWLAQHLGLSLIPFLHSILITVLTIVIVIIIFCITLCIVKRLVNVAISSVHIRYAALGKDPGQFLDYEPLNQTIGHF, encoded by the coding sequence ATGGGACTATAccgcttaatagcccttgtcccaacaccccaagaAATCCAGTCTGACAAtggctcacattttaaaaacaaactggtGAATGAGTGGGCCCTCCGCAACGGAGTCCAATGGACCTTTCACCTTCCGTACCGACCTCAGTCTAATGGCATGGTCGAACGCTGGAATGGACTGTTGAAAGCCCACTTGAGGCCCACAGATGGCAAATGGGGAAACAGATTAGATACTGTAGTGCAAAGATTAAACAATCGACAGACTCCTACGGGCAGTCCAATCAGCAAAGGATTTTTCCCTACAGAGAGAATCTCTCCAAGCCCCACTGTACCACTTAAAGATTCCAAATATGCACCTGGAGACACAGTGGTAATtaaacaccccagtttgggaacacaaacccgcgtactgcactcctataagggaaaaggagtctggaccactgcagacgctgggctaacaccaataaccattactgaggcttggattgtatccaagaccggcgaaccttatgttttatcacaggaaactgaggcaatggtcCCGAACAGTGCTCCAGTCGGATGCATCCCTCCCAATGCCTGTTTGGAATCAGAAAGCCACTATgaactgtgtatatatatactgCTTGCTGTCGTGATGTTTGCAATCACCATCAGCTATAGACTATTGAAACAAGACGTGGCACTCCCACTTGCCATGGGTCTCCTtttcatcccaactgctactgctgtaccagaacatcCACTCAAAAGTGCTATTCAAACcattgcttctgctgctgctgccacagattGCTGGATGTGCACCCTATTGGATTCCTCTACTGGACTGGAAAttgagtttgtccctctcagtcCAAATGACTGGTGGAACAAAAGcgacatcttccgatggggaccggtGTGGTTCGATGGCAGCGACTACCGCAGTCCTCAAAATGACTCTGGGGGGAGGTTAAAGGGGTGGCACTGGACATGGCGACGAACGGTATGGAGTAACCCAGTAGAATATGTAACTGGAAACTCTAAAGAAATGTACCCCGTTTGTTTTGAAAGTAAGGAAGGCAGTGGACCTCAGCTAGGTAGCTTTGAGGACCACCAGTGTACCCACATTGCCACTTTCAATAAGAAACTAGGAGCCTGGGATATTTATTCAGACCAGGACACACACCAAGGAACACTTAATTGCTGGGGAAATGTTATTAATGTCTCCCTTGGTCACAGACCCCTGTTTGGCATTAGCAATGCTGCCATTATCCCCTTGAATTTCAGCCAGTACCAGGAAAGCAGTGCCTGGTACAATAATTCCCTTTTTATAGTCCCTAGCACTGGATACATTTACAACCCTACACTGGTAAATGGCAGTAGCCTGCTGCCTGACCAGTGTGCTAAGGCAGACCTCTTGCCACCAGACCAGATCCTACAAGATCTGCTGTTCGCTCTCCAGTGCTCTGTCACTAATAGCAATTATTGTGCTGCATACCATGCTCCAAAGAAGAGACACACAAGAAAGGGATGGTACAAGGGGCCATATTCCCCTATCCTTAACAAAGGGCCTGGACTATTTTTCATTTGTAGGACTAAGGCCTACAAATACCTGCCAGTAGGCTGGATAGGACGGTGCTCTCTGAGACATGCTGTGCCTGGAGGATTAACGGTACACCCACACATTACAGCTCCAAGTATCACAAACCTTGGAAGCTTCTTGCACCGATACAAGAGGAAATTTACTATTAACCCTCTTGTGAGACGTCCCACAGGTTTCCATCGATTTACCCATGCATTCTTGCCCTGGCTTGGAGTAGCTGAACTTGAACAAGCCATAGTAAATGTGTCAGGGCAACTAGAAATAGCTTTCAACCACACTGCAGATGCTCTGGGCCTACTCAATGAGCAGATCCAATCAGTGGCCCGCTTTGCCCTACAAAATAGAATAGCTTTAGATGCAATTTTAGCCCAACAAGGAGGAGTATGTGCTGTGATTAATCAATCTTGTTGTTTCTATGTGAACCACTCAGGGCAGATTGAACAAGATGTATCTGCTATAAAAGATGCAGTTAAAATACTACATGCTGTAGCTAAAGATGGGGAaatctcatggctaaattggttagcccaacatTTAGGACTTTCCCTAATTCCTTTCCTGCATTCCATTCTAATCACTGTTTTAACTATTGTAATTGTTATAATCATTTTTTGCATAACCTTGTGTATTGTGAAACGCCTAGTTAATGTAGCTATCTCTTCTGTGCACATTCGATATGCAGCACTAGGAAAAGATCCCGGCCAATTCCTCGATTATGAACCCCTTAATCAGACCATCGGGCATTTTTAG